From Choloepus didactylus isolate mChoDid1 chromosome 19, mChoDid1.pri, whole genome shotgun sequence, one genomic window encodes:
- the CD93 gene encoding complement component C1q receptor, with product MATSSRQMLLLLLLLGQAGAPAAEEAVVCVGKACYTAHWGKVSAAEAQLNCSANGGNLATVKSEEEARHIQDVLAQLLKPQESPATRMGKFWIGLQREKGKCLEPSLPLKGFSWVDGGEHTPYANWYKEGKNTCISKRCVALQLDLSLPPLPDRLPRWSEGPCGSPGAPVSNVEGFVCKFSFKGMCRPLALGGPGQVTYTTPFLATSSSLGAVPFASTADVACGAEGKERAHYFLCKDKQPGLFEWDSSGPLCVSPEHGCNFNNGGCQQDCFEGGDGSFRCGCRPGFRLLDDLVSCASRNPCSSGPCRGLATCVPSPDRKSHTCHCPPGYQLDPSGMDCEDVDECLDAPCPQECVNTPGSFSCECWVGYEPSGPGDGQAACLDVDECARDRSPCAQDCSNTHGSFRCSCAAGYVVAGEDGTQCQDVDECRDPEKSPCERLCYNVPGSFRCDCLPGWQLAPDGVSCTFRSTSLGPPAGPPTGEAEGDGEGGPAPSATTPSPTQAPEGTSAVAPINRKPSLPSHVSITHALLPQTLAPSETPSVRLEPATSHPTATAGRGGSAPGTSADDDSVAQQSDSSTDGQKLLLFYILGTVVAILVMLALALGLLVYRKRKAKKEEVKEKKPQSAADSYSWVPERAERRAMENQYSPTPGTDC from the exons ATGGCCACCTCCAGCCGccagatgctgctgctgctgctgcttctgggtCAGGCAGGGGCCCCGGCCGCGGAAGAGGCCGTGGTCTGTGTGGGAAAAGCCTGCTACACGGCCCACTGGGGCAAGGTGAGTGCGGCCGAGGCCCAGTTGAACTGCAGCGCCAACGGGGGCAACCTGGCCACGGTGAAGTCCGAGGAGGAGGCCCGGCACATCCAGGACGTCCTGGCGCAGCTACTGAAGCCCCAGGAGTCTCCGGCAACCCGGATGGGCAAGTTCTGGATTGGGCTGCAGCGGGAGAAGGGCAAATGCCTGGAACCCAGCCTGCCGCTGAAGGGCTTCAGCTGGGTGGACGGTGGGGAGCACACGCCATATGCCAACTGGTACAAGGAGGGCAAGAACACGTGCATCTCCAAGCGCTGTGTGGCCCTTCAGCTCGACCTGTCCTTGCCGCCCCTCCCCGACCGCCTCCCCAGGTGGTCCGAAGGCCCGTGTGGGAGCCCGGGGGCCCCAGTGAGCAACGTGGAGGGCTTCGTGTGCAAGTTCAGCTTCAAGGGCATGTGCCGGCCCTTGGCCCTGGGGGGTCCCGGGCAGGTGACTTACACCACCCCCTTTCTGGCCACCAGCTCCTCCCTCGGGGCCGTGCCCTTTGCCTCTACGGCTGATGTGGCTTGCGGGGCCGAGGGCAAGGAGAGGGCACACTACTTCTTGTGCAAGGACAAACAGCCCGGCCTGTTTGAGTGGGACAGCTCCGGACCCCTTTGCGTCAGCCCGGAGCACGGCTGCAATTTCAACAACGGGGGCTGCCAGCAGGACTGCTTCGAGGGGGGGGACGGCTCCTTCCGCTGCGGCTGCCGCCCAGGGTTCCGGCTCCTGGACGATCTGGTGAGCTGCGCCTCTCGGAACCCCTGCAGCTCCGGGCCGTGCCGAGGGTTGGCCACATGTGTCCCCAGCCCGGACAGGAAGAGCCACACCTGCCACTGTCCCCCAGGCTACCAACTGGACCCGAGCGGGATGGACTGCGAGGACGTCGACGAGTGCCTGGACGCCCCCTGCCCCCAAGAGTGCGTCAACACCCCGGGGAGCTTCAGCTGCGAGTGCTGGGTGGGCTACGAGCCCAGCGGCCCTGGAGACGGACAGGCGGCGTGTCTTGACGTGGACGAGTGCGCCCGGGACCGCTCCCCGTGCGCCCAGGACTGCTCCAACACTCACGGCTCCTTCCGCTGCTCCTGTGCAGCGGGCTATGTCGTGGCAGGGGAGGACGGCACGCAGTGCCAGGACGTGGACGAGTGCCGTGACCCGGAGAAGAGCCCCTGTGAGCGCCTTTGCTACAATGTGCCAGGCTCCTTCCGCTGCGACTGCCTGCCGGGCTGGCAGCTGGCCCCCGACGGGGTCTCCTGCACCTTCCGCTCCACGTCCCTGGGACCCCCAGCTGGGCCTCCCACAGGAGAGGCTGAGGGAGATGGAGAGGGGGGCCCTGCGCCTTCCGCCACAACACCCAGTCCCACCCAGGCCCCCGAGGGTACCTCCGCAGTGGCACCCATCAACAGAAAACCCTCTCTGCCCTCTCACGTGTCCATCACCCATGCCCTGCTGCCCCAGACCCTGGCACCTAGCGAGACCCCCAGCGTCAGGCTGGAGCCTGCCACCAGCCACCCCACAGCCACAGCCGGCCGCGGTGGGTCTGCCCCTGGGACTTCTGCAGATGACGATTCTGTGGCCCAACAAAGCGACAGCAGCACTGATGGGCAGAAATTGCTTTTGTTCTACATCCTGGGCACTGTGGTGGCTATTCTCGTCATGCTGGCCCTGGCTCTAGGGCTGCTGGTCTACCGCAAGCGGAAAGCCAAGAAAGAGGAGGTGAAGGAGAAGAAACCCCAGAGTGCAGCGGACAGTTACTCCTGGGTTccggagagagctgagagaagggCCATGGAGAACCAGTACAG TCCAACGCCTGGGACAGACTGCTGA